From Pogoniulus pusillus isolate bPogPus1 chromosome 17, bPogPus1.pri, whole genome shotgun sequence, the proteins below share one genomic window:
- the MINAR1 gene encoding major intrinsically disordered Notch2-binding receptor 1 isoform X4, with product MESNQESSLFLVKILEELDMKQNTVSYQDLCKSLCARFDLSQLAKLRSVLFYTACLDPNFPATLFKDKMRCTVNNQQSKKIMVAADIVTIFNLIQMNGGVAKEKLPVARQKVKKKESFESCRSDTELCNAADCLPNCELSEQDFSRGFPVRRPSKCRKMDCKDCQQFVPSSEPNFLLGVNKELKGRAASLDRLQALASYSIATSPPCEMQSTYFPMNIENESISDQDSLPISAGMKETFLSSEEPFVMQSCVQKRNIFKEDFHNLITISPHLIPANKKPEDGHREPQSRKESSKQAFFNHSFEMPYSSQYLNPVYSPIPDKRRAKHESLDDLQASTYFGPTTVLGPQDTKKWPGKPTKQTAWPAKSWSLNTEEVPDFERSFFNRKQPEEQPRYQAPGNPAPSFPSADRHQPYLNAKEQQPIMQAGYAVKPNGHKGKEMPSILGVEKQEPIRKFKDKSINCTSVQILSVDRTTSVGTQTEQQGLEHKKCKDLCGAGQAKYGERHSLKQSDDDSEIVSDDISDIFRFLDDMSISGSTGVMQSSCYNSTGSLSQVHKSDCDSSPEHNLTKIPNGSACSKLEKAPRAEPGGADDELKTSVCKLVLRIGEIEKKLESLSGVREEISQVLGKLSKLDQKIQQPEKVSVQIDLNSLTSDAASDESTSPQLFQCHNAPHAGKLENNPEWCCSDASGSNSESLRVKALKKSLFTRRSSRSLTEENSATESKIASISNSPRDWRAITYTNQAGITEEEMKERDGGENKDWHRKSKEDQRLLRIQEDDCLSYLPEVVGVFHGHWIESRLCSCEQFTPV from the coding sequence atggagtccaaccaggaatCCTCACTCTTCCTGGTGAAGATCTTGGAGGAGCTGGACATGAAGCAGAACACCGTTTCTTACCAGGACCTCTGCAAGTCCCTGTGTGCCAGGTTTGATTTATCCCAGTTGGCCAAGCTCAGGAGTGTGCTGTTTTACACCGCTTGCCTGGATCCTAAtttcccagccactctgttcaaAGACAAAATGAGATGCACTGTAAACAATCAGCAATCAAAGAAAATCATGGTGGCAGCTGATATAGTAACAATATTCAACCTCATTCAAATGAACGGGGGAGTGGCCAAGGAGAAGCTTCCAGTTGCAAGGCAGAAAGTGAAGAAGAAGGAGTCCTTTGAGTCCTGTAGGTCTGACACAGAGCTCTGCAACGCGGCAGACTGCCTGCCCAACTGCGAGCTGAGCGAGCAGGACTTCAGCAGGGGCTTTCCGGTCAGGAGGCCTTCAAAATGCAGGAAGATGGACTGCAAAGACTGCCAGCAGTTTGTGCCCTCCTCAGAGCCTAACTTTTTGCTGGGTGTGAACAAGGAGCTGAAGGGCCGAGCTgcctctctggacaggctgcaggcgCTGGCGTCCTACTCCATCGCCACGTCTCCGCCGTGCGAGATGCAGAGCACCTACTTCCCCATGAACATTGAAAATGAGTCCATTTCAGACCAGGACTCCTTGCCCATCAGTGCAGGCATGAAAGAAACTTTCCTTTCGAGTGAGGAGCCCTTTGTGATGCAGTcctgtgtccagaaaaggaatATATTCAAAGAAGATTTCCATAATCTGATTACAATATCTCCCCACTTAATACCAGCCAACAAAAAGCCGGAAGATGGGCACAGAGAGCCTCAGAGCAGGAAAGAAAGCTCTAAGCAGGCTTTCTTCAaccacagctttgaaatgcCATACAGCAGCCAGTACCTGAACCCAGTTTATTCTCCCATACCAGACAAAAGGCGAGCGAAGCATGAAAgtttagatgatctccaagccTCCACGTATTTTGGCCCCACTACCGTTCTTGGACCCCAGGACACCAAAAAGTGGCCCGGGAAGCCAACCAAGCAAACTGCCTGGCCAGCTAAGAGCTGGAGTTTAAACACAGAGGAGGTTCCTGACTTTGAACGGTCGTTTTTCAACAGGAAGCAGCCCGAAGAGCAGCCGCGATACCAGGCCCCCGGCAACCCCGCTCCAAGCTTCCCCTCGGCCGACAGGCATCAGCCCTACCTGAATGCCAAGGAGCAGCAACCAATCATGCAGGCAGGCTACGCCGTGAAACCCAACGGGCACAAGGGCAAGGAAATGCCTTCCATTCTGGGCGTGGAGAAGCAGGAGCCCATCAGGAAATTCAAGGACAAAAGCATTAACTGCACCTCCGTCCAGATCCTGAGCGTGGACAGGACCACGAGCGTCGGGACGCAGACGGAgcagcagggcctggagcacaagaaATGCAAGGACCTGTGCGGAGCTGGCCAAGCCAAGTACGGGGAGAGGCACTCCCTGAAGCAGTCGGACGACGACTCTGAAATCGTGAGCGATGACATCAGTGACATCTTCCGCTTCCTGGACGACATGAGCATCAGCGGCTCCACGGGGGTGATGCAGTCCTCCTGCTACAACAGCACCGGCTCCTTGTCCCAGGTGCACAAGTCCGACTGCGACAGCTCCCCCGAGCACAACCTGACCAAAATCCCCAACGGGAGCGCCTGCAGCAAGCTGGAGAAGGCGCCGCGGGCGGAGCCGGGCGGGGCGGACGATGAGCTGAAGACCAGCGTCTGCAAGCTGGTGCTGAGGATTGGCGAGATAGAGAAGAAACTGGAGTCGCTCAGCGGCGTGCGGGAAGAGATCTCCCAAGTCCTGGGGAAACTGAGCAAGCTGGACCAAAAGATCCAGCAGCCGGAGAAGGTCAGCGTGCAGATAGACCTCAATTCCTTGACGAGCGACGCTGCGTCCGACGAGAGTACCTCCCCTCAGCTATTCCAGTGCCACAACGCTCCCCACGCCGGCAAGCTGGAGAACAACCCAGAGTGGTGCTGTTCAGATGCCAGCGGAAGCAACAGCGAGAGCCTGCGGGTAAAAGCCTTAAAAAAAAGTTTGTTTACTAGGAGATCCTCGAGGTCACTGACAGAGGAAAACAGTGCCACCGAGTCCAAAATAGCCAGCATCTCCAACTCCCCCCGAGACTGGAGAGCCATCACTTACACCAACCAGGCGGGCATCACGGAAGAGGAGATGAAGGAAAGAGATGGAGGAGAAAATAAGGACTGGCACAGGAAATCTAAAGAG